One Streptomyces umbrinus genomic window, TGAAGGCCCTCCTGCACACGCGTGGTCGCCCAGTGCACCGCACGGTAGGTGCGGGCTGCGGTGTACTTCACGATCTGTACTCCTTGCTCCTTGAGAGGTTCGTGACTCGGGGGATCTTCAGACGGTGAGCATGCGGATGACCGCGGGGAACGCCATCAGCAGCATCACCAGGACGGCCAACAAGGCGCCAGGGGCGGTCATCCTCTCGCTGGCGGCGTTCGCCTCCGCGGACTGATCGGCCAGCAGTTCGGCATTGAGCGCCGCGGTCCGGGCGCGTAGCGCCTTGTAGACGGCGGCGCCGTCGGTGGCCGAGCCGCGCATGATGTCGGCGACGTCGTCCAGGACGGGCAGCTTGTACTCGGCGGCGAGTTCGGTCAGCGCCTGATAGGGCGGGATCTTCTCCATCCGGGCCCGGCGCAGGGCGCCCTGCAGAAACAGGAAGGGCCAGCCGAGGCCCACCTCGGCGGCCTTCTCCAGCGCTTCGGCGGGTCCGGCGTCGGTGGCCCGCTTGAGCGCGACCAGGTCGAGGTAGGCGGACAGGGCGTGCGCGAACTCCTCCCGGGCCCGCTTGGCCTGGTCGCGGACCGCGAGATCCGGGGTGGTGAACAGCAGCAGCGCGATGAGGAGACCGGCACCGGCGGGCACGTAGAACGGCAGGGAGACGCCAGCGATGATCCACGGGATCGTCGCGATCACCGGGCAGAGCAGGCCCAGACCAGCGAGCGCGGTCTTCTTGAGCATGAACTGGCCCGGCCCCTGGCCGAGCAGGGCAAGGTTGGTGGTGGGGATCCGTACGCCGGGCAGGCGCTCGAGGCGGGCCAGCAGCCACCGGCCCCACATCTCCTCGCGGTCCAGTTCTGGCTCGGGCACGGTCAGGGTGGCCGGGGCACTGCGCTGCAAAGCTGGCCCCAACGCGGGCTGAGGGCGCAGGAGCTCCCGCACGAGAAGGGCGAGGCCGGCGCCTACCGTGCCACCGGTCAGGACGACGGGAAACAGGTTCACGGCGTAACTCCTTCCGGCTCACGGCCGGCGACCGGCACATCCGGATCTGCGGCGGGCGGGGGGAACCGGACGGTGCTGGCCGGGTCGGTGATCAAAAAGCGCGGGATGCGGCGGAAGGCACCCAGCTGCCGCATCAGGGCGAGGACCCCGATGAAGGCGGCCGTCAGGAAGGCGAGCACGAGCTGCCCCAGGAGCGTGGAGTACGGCTGTGTGTAGGACGGCACGAAGAACCCGGCCACCACAATGCCCACGGTGATGATGGTCATCCACCGCACGGTGGTTCGCGGCTTCGCCCGGTCCGCCTCGATGGTGCGCCTCTTGGCGACCTCGTCGCGGACCGTGCCCGCCAGGTCCTCCAGCGCCTGGGCCAGGCCCGGGCCGCGATCGTTGACCGACAGGATGAGCGCAGCAACCACCTTGTCCGCGGTGACGTCGTCCAGCTCCTTGGCGAACGCGCGGAGAGCTCCCTGCGGCCGCCAGCCCAGACGCAGCCGGTCGGACAGATTGACGATCTGCGGGGAAAGTTCGTCCGGTGCACCCTGACGGCTGGTGACCATTGCCTGCTCAAGCCCCATGCCCAGCCGGAGCAAGCCCGCCAGCCGTTGAGTCCACTCGCTGAGGGCCTCCAGTTGGCCGATGCGTTCCTGCGCCATCTGCGCCGGGCTGATCAGCCAGGGCACGCCGATCACGGCCGCGCCGAGGAGCGCGCCGCCGACGAAGTTTCCCGAGACCAGCCACACGGCCACGAAGACCACGACCGCCAAGGCCGCCAGGGTCCGCCGGCGCAGCCGGACGTCCTCGCCCCGGTCCTTCCCGGCGCGCAGGGCCTGCCACCGCTGCCGCAGCGGAGCCCGGCGTGGCGCCGTCGTGCCCACGAGACCCGTCACGACGCCGATCAGCCCGCCGATGACGGCCATACCGCTCAACAACCCCCACAACAGGGTCATCGGCTCACCCCCACCTTCAGCGGCAGCGGCGCCTGCCACGCCCCGTAGGGCTGCTGCAGGAGAGCGGAGTCGAAGCCGACGCGGCGCAGGTCGTCGATGCAGCCCGGGTCCATCCTCGGTACGGCGCGCAGATCGCCGAACTCGGCGCCGGGGGAGAAGACCGTATTGGTGGCGGGACGGCCGTTCTCGCCGATCCCGGTCAGTTCCAGGACGTGGGAGACGTAGCGGTGGCGGCGGCCGCCGATCTGCGTCTCATCCGTCATGTCGACGTACACGATGAAGTCCAGGCCGTTGGCGGTCTGGCGGTAGGCGAGCTGCTCGGACAGGTTGTCCTGGGCGAGCGCGTACAGCTCGGCGATCCGGTCGAAGATGATGTCCGGGCGCCGGGCGTGGATCGTGCACAGGTTGCCGCCTGACCCGTTCGTCAGCGCCTGCATCATGGCGACGACTTCCGGACCGCGGACCTCGCCGACCACAATCCGCTCCAGCGACATCCGCAACGCGGGATGCATCAGGTCCAGCAGTGTGACCTCCCCGGCGCCGCGCCCGGTGACGTCCTTCTCACCGTTGGACTCCCGCCCGACCAGGGAGACGACTTGGCGGTGGTAGCCGTTGGCGTGGGCGAACAGCTCGTCCTCGGTCTGGATGGTGGCGAACCGGCACTCAGGGGCGAACTCCTTGAGCATCGCCCGCAGCAGCGTGGTCTTCCCGGCCTTCTGCTTCCCCGCGATCATGATGTTCTTCTCCGCGCGCACGCACGCACCGAGGAAGTCGCGCAGGATCGGGTCGATCGTGCCCAGCCGTACCAGGTCGTCGAGATCGGCGTGGGAGACCCGGTGCCGTCGGATGACCGCGTAGGTCATCGGCCCGAGACCGGTGATCGCCTGCAGGCGGGAGCCGTCTTGAAGAGACAGGGCGAGGGTCGGGTTCGCGGTGGAGATGGTGCGCTCGTTGTGCCCGGACCCCCTCGCCAACTCCCGTAACAGCTCCAGCAGTTCCTCTTCCGAGTCCGCGATCGGCCCGACCATGCGGCGCTCGCCGTCGCCGTAGTCGAGCCACACCTCGCCCGGGCCCTGGACGATGATGTCCTCGACCCGCTCATCGTCCAGATATGGCTGGAGCCGCCCGGCCCGAAAAAGCAGGTCATAGACGGCACGCCGCAGTACCTCGTCCTCCTGCGGCGCCATGGCCGCTGCGTCCGACCACAGCGCGACCGCCTCGTTGATCCAGTCCAGGCAGCGCTGCTCTTCGCTGGCCCGGTCCATATCCGGCGTCGTCTTCAGCAAGTCCTCGCGCTGCTTGGCGACCTGGCCGGCGATGTGCCGGGCCACCTTGTAGTCGACGGTGACCTGAGGCGTGGCGGTGCCGAGCGCGTGTGTACTCGCGGCAGCACCGGCCGTCATGCCGTTCGTCTGGTGGGGCCGCCCCTGCCGGGTGCTGCCGGGCGGCGGAGACACGAGGGGATCGTTGTGCAAGGGTCTACCGCGCACGGGCCACCTCCCCACCTGCGGCGAACGTGCCGTGTGGATCGAGGCGGGCCCGGCGCATCGCGGCCCGCTGGACCAGTAGGGTGCTGCTTGTCCTGGCGGCTTTCATCAGCGGCGACTTGGTGAAGTGGCGCGGCTGCTCGGTACCGTCGGACAGCACGCGGGCGTCTTTCGGCGCGTACGGCAGGGGCGCCACCACTGGCACCTGCAGAACACGCTGCACCTCGCCCGCGGGATACGGCCCTTCGTTGATCATCAGCACGCTGACGTCCCCGACCCGCTCCTCCAGCGCGCGCACCCGGCCCTCGGCCGCTTGAAGGCAGCGCAGCGTGTTGCGCACCACGACGATCACGGTGTCGGCCTGCTCGGCCAGGACACCGGAGGGGCCAAAGGCTCCCCGGCGGCCGAGATCGATCAGGATGTCGTGGCCGTGTTCGGCCTCGATGCCGCGGAAGATGACACCCAGCGCTTTCCACACCGAGCCCAGGCTTGCTGACTGCGCGGGATCGGTGATGCCTGGCAGGAGCAGCCGGTCGCGCGGTGACTCCGTCTTGCCTTCCTCGCTGCCCAGGTCGATCAACTGACGCCAGAAGGCGTCGCCGAGGTCGCCCTGGCGGGCGGCGACCGAGAGGTTGCGCAGGCCGTACCGGTCGCCGAGTGTGCCCTGCAGCAGACCGTGCAGCACGGCACCGCCGTCCGGGTCGCATTCGGCAAGGATCATCCGCCGGCCCGGGTCCAGCGGCCACGACAGCAGCAGTGCGAGGGCGCTCGTGGTCACGCCGGGTGCGCCGCCGCAGCCTGCGAGCGCGATGACAGCCATCA contains:
- a CDS encoding type II secretion system F family protein translates to MNLFPVVLTGGTVGAGLALLVRELLRPQPALGPALQRSAPATLTVPEPELDREEMWGRWLLARLERLPGVRIPTTNLALLGQGPGQFMLKKTALAGLGLLCPVIATIPWIIAGVSLPFYVPAGAGLLIALLLFTTPDLAVRDQAKRAREEFAHALSAYLDLVALKRATDAGPAEALEKAAEVGLGWPFLFLQGALRRARMEKIPPYQALTELAAEYKLPVLDDVADIMRGSATDGAAVYKALRARTAALNAELLADQSAEANAASERMTAPGALLAVLVMLLMAFPAVIRMLTV
- a CDS encoding type II secretion system F family protein — its product is MTLLWGLLSGMAVIGGLIGVVTGLVGTTAPRRAPLRQRWQALRAGKDRGEDVRLRRRTLAALAVVVFVAVWLVSGNFVGGALLGAAVIGVPWLISPAQMAQERIGQLEALSEWTQRLAGLLRLGMGLEQAMVTSRQGAPDELSPQIVNLSDRLRLGWRPQGALRAFAKELDDVTADKVVAALILSVNDRGPGLAQALEDLAGTVRDEVAKRRTIEADRAKPRTTVRWMTIITVGIVVAGFFVPSYTQPYSTLLGQLVLAFLTAAFIGVLALMRQLGAFRRIPRFLITDPASTVRFPPPAADPDVPVAGREPEGVTP
- a CDS encoding CpaF family protein is translated as MRGRPLHNDPLVSPPPGSTRQGRPHQTNGMTAGAAASTHALGTATPQVTVDYKVARHIAGQVAKQREDLLKTTPDMDRASEEQRCLDWINEAVALWSDAAAMAPQEDEVLRRAVYDLLFRAGRLQPYLDDERVEDIIVQGPGEVWLDYGDGERRMVGPIADSEEELLELLRELARGSGHNERTISTANPTLALSLQDGSRLQAITGLGPMTYAVIRRHRVSHADLDDLVRLGTIDPILRDFLGACVRAEKNIMIAGKQKAGKTTLLRAMLKEFAPECRFATIQTEDELFAHANGYHRQVVSLVGRESNGEKDVTGRGAGEVTLLDLMHPALRMSLERIVVGEVRGPEVVAMMQALTNGSGGNLCTIHARRPDIIFDRIAELYALAQDNLSEQLAYRQTANGLDFIVYVDMTDETQIGGRRHRYVSHVLELTGIGENGRPATNTVFSPGAEFGDLRAVPRMDPGCIDDLRRVGFDSALLQQPYGAWQAPLPLKVGVSR